The sequence tatgtttttcagagaaaattctcccctaaaatagttattttctaGAACCTTGAAGCataaacctcaaccaaactatgtaaAACTTGCATCCATTGCTCGTGAAATCGTGatcgacaaaagttcgtagaattgaataAGCTACTGTGTCgaggtatttccgataagtTTCGATGTTCCGTTCGGTagttataaatttttaaagcttgaaattagcccaaaaacacataattgatttgaagcacactgGACTGCCGTCGTGTATGTTGCTGAATGGAAACGTGGCCTCCTCACCACCGGACATACATGTATGCAATCTATTCGCCGATAAATTCGCCAGTGTTTTCAATGATGAAATATTGAGCAACGAAGATATCACACTCGCCGCCACTAATGTTCCACAATTCGGCTAAACTCTGAGTAGCGTAGACATTAACAAAGATTATCAGAGCCTGCTCGAAACTGAAAACGTCTTATAATCCGGGACCCGATGGTGTTCCGTCAGTAATTCTTAAAACGCACATGCGAGACTTAATTTCACCACTGCTTCATGTCGTCTTTCGTTGGCCAATGGATTATTTCCATCCACTTGGAAGCTCGTACACATGTTTCCTGTCCACAAGAGCGGCAACAAGCATGATGTTGGCAAACTATCGCGCTGTTACCTCGCTCTGCGCTGTTGCAAAAACTGTTCGAACTCGTTATGCTGAACCGTCACTTGCTCACTGTAAACCTTACATTTAGCGTCGATCAACATGGATTTCGTGACAGGTCGCTCCACAGCTACCAATCTACTCTGTTTAACTTCATACATAACCGGGAGTATGTCGAAACGCTTTCGAACCGATTTAATTTGCACAGAATTGACTGCAGCATTCGACAAGCTGAATCATAACGTTGCTGTCGCTAAACTTGATCGGCTTGGGATACATGGCCGTTTTCCCCAATGTCTTCAGTCATATTTCATCGGTCGACACCTAGCTGTCCTCATAGAGACTGTTATTCTTCTTCGTTGCTGCTACATCGGGAAAATCCCGCAAGGTAGCCATTTGAGGACCATTCATCTTCCTGATCTACTTCAATGATGTGAAACCTGGTAATTGAAAGACCACAATAATCGTACGCGGGATGACCTTCAAACTGTACCTCCGTATTTGTTGCATCGACGACCGCTATTTTTTCTCCCAACAGCTGAATTCCTTTGCGGATTGGTGTAATCTGAATCGGATGGGAGTCAGGAGAAGAAATCAAACGTGTCAGCCAAGTCAAGGATTTAGGAGTGATCCTGGATACAAAGCTATCGTTCAAACAACATGTGGACTACGCCGTTGGTAAAGCCTCCAGAGTAATTGGATTCATCATCAGAACAGTCAAGGAGTTTGCGGAAATTTACTGTCTGAAATCtttgtagagtaaggtggggcaaaagttcgaccttagtggtataatcaaagtttccaggaaaacaatagcagtttaaacaaaacaaataccatacagtgaaccttcaacatattggctataattgtgctgaacaaacttgtgtttaaatatttacccattttaagttataacagtttcaaaattgattgtcttattcgaacttttgcccaccggtggggcaagagttcgaatctagtgtggggcaaaagttcgctggctaaaacactaaatatcgatcctttaatgacaggcatactttacaccagccgtaaacttaggtttgccgaaaaatacacactaaatttatcaaaaaattgccctaaaccgggttaattgtaatatactcaaaaataacagttttcgcaaaactaagtggaaatgtaaaattttggtgacagttttcacacgatcagacaaatttaattaaatttgaagataatatgtggattttaggcaatttgaaaatttgtccgttggttggttggtttgactttattaacgagatttttagccctgggctagttcatctcgggaccaacggccttacttcccttccgaaggaagtcgtcactataactttttacgtcataagtgactatgtcggggatggattcgatcccaagtcctcggcgtgagaggcgagtgttctaaccactacaccggGTCCGTCCCCAAATTtgtccgtgattttatacatgggtcgaacttttgcccgctgattcgaacttttgccccactatgggccaaaaattgttatcaagcatttatgcaaaatctaatacacgtcaaagcaaccttatgataggcctagaaacgcccttacataaaatattgaaaaagattttatcttcaattggttccttgcaacgaaagtttgaccaaaaattacaatattcacgtcgaaaaaacaaatatccataacttttccaaatctcaatcgatttttatgatatttggagtaaaagtctcttacttgaatagcatttgaaccacaatgacatttataagatttgttttgaattgagctagaaatcttaaaaagaaactcttaccccactcgaacttttgccccactttactctactgttCTCTACCTCGCTCCATCCTGGAATACTGTTCGATTGTTTGGACTCCCCATTACAACAACGGCGTCTTAAGGCAAGTCTGTTCAACGACGGTTCATGAGATATGCGCTGCGACGATTACCTTTGTAGAATCCTTTTCGCCTGCCTAACAGCCAATCGTTGCCAATTGATCGATCTGgagtagggcggttcaaaacttaaaaatgtttgaaaatcctctCCTTACAATCCTTATTATAAAAAGTGTGTTCTGTAAAATTGTATGCTTTCTACGTGGTGATTTAAAAgtggtggcccaaagacaatgtaggtttatatagtAATATAGAGAAATATGGAAAAATGTTCctaacacgttagtactggaatgaaagtacaaacttatcgtccaataacaaaacaaactctacgaagtataccgtaactacgctaacgctaacctTGTATATTTAAAAGCTCAAACATGATTTTCCGATTTCACTTTCAGGGGGATAGCTCATAATGCTGAATACATCAAAAGAAGCGCATTTacttactaaaaaaaatctagaagacAGTGTAGCACGACAGCATAATGAAGGCGCCATTCATTATTGCTGATTTAACCCCAAGTTGGACCGTCACAAAAGTGTGCACGCTCATTGAAAGAGTGATAGCAGCTTAGGGTTACGTCGAATCATAATGATGTCTCCGCTGCACTTATTACTTGTAGTTCAAGAAACAACTGCGCTGAATACATCGAGGTGATCTGATGCAAACGTGCACTTTTATCACACTTTTTCTGCACTCTACAACTTTTGAGATAGTTCATTTTGGGGTGAAGTGCGCAATAAAATCGCTAAAATGACGAAATCTCCCTCTGTTTAACGTAAGGAAATACTTCATTTAGATAACCCTTACCTGTTCGTTCAGCGTGAAGAACGCCAACCGTTTGCTCACTCCATTCTCCAGCTGCCTATCGATGGCAGCCCGTCCCTGGTAGTCGCCACGCTTCCTACAGGTGAATCCCAAATTTGCCTCCACCGGCGTATCATCCGATCGCAAATCGTATCCCCACAGATGGTAGCCCTTCTCGCTGCTCAACGAGTACAGTGCACGATATCCGGCATTCCTCAGACCTTCCTTGTAACCGGCCTTCATCAGCGCGTTGTACACGTCATTACAACTCTCCTCCGGAATGTGCAACTCGTAGCCCAGTTCTCCGACGAAGCTAACCCGCAAGATTCGTACGTTGCACTTGTAGAACGGATTGATCTGGATGCTCAGAATGGCAGTGGAGTTGGGTGGCAGTTTCTCCTCGTCGCTCAGATCGAAATCGGTGATCTTCTGGATGATCTCGCGGCTCTTCGGTCCCTGGACCGAGAGTACGCCCAGCTCTTCGGTGTGATCGGTAACGACGGCACGCAGGGCCTTCTCCTGGATCGCTGCCCAAATGTGCGACTTGGTGTGGTACGCCGAAGCACCACCAGCCACAATGTAGTAGCCTCGTCCCTGTTTGGATAGGATGGATGGTCATGCAATACGTTGTTGAAATGATGTTCTACGCGGGGGAATGTTACCTTGAAGATTGGATCGTGGAGTTCGCCTTGGCCTGATTCCACAACGCTGATGGTCACATCGGTCTCAACGCCACCGCGTTTGTTCAACGCGCAAGTATAGACGGTTCTAGAAGATGGAATAAGATGTTATACGATAGTTAAACTTCAGTAGATCGTACAGGTTTTTTACCACAATCTTAGATTGAGTAATCAGTTCCGGTCCTTTTATTGGGCTAGCATGGAACCTAACTCAAATATATGCACAATGGGCCTTTAAAACCCAGGATCTCTACTAAAAATTATGTAGAGAAGGTTTCTGCAGTATTTTAAGAGCTCCAGAGACCCGAAGTTGAAAGAGCTGTGTGAGAACGTGATGAAATCTAGGCTCAATTTGAACTCAAAAAGAATGCTTAGGATAATCAATCGTATAGTGTTCCTATCTGAATTTGCAATCATTCATGGACATGACATGACAAAAACTATAAGAAAGGTTTTGAACATGCACTTACTTGTTGATAGGTTTGTTCAAATCACCGGCAAAGATCCACTCAACGGCTTCCTTGGCCTGGCTACCAGTCAGGAACAACTTGCTAAAGTAACTAAGGTTAAACATAGCCGCTTCTTGACGGCAAGTCAGTGCCTCCTCTCCAATCTATGAAAAGGAAGCGATTAGTTGCGTTATAACCTCAACTCCACTTCCCCAGTCGAACTAACCAAATCGTGATGCTCCGGGAATCCGAAGGTGTAGTCCTTCTTCAGAGTTTCCTCGTAGTTGGTGTTGGTATTCTTCGGATAGTCATAGTATCCGTACCAATCGTACGATTGGACCACCACGGTGTCTTCCGGGAGGAAGTATCCTGGCCGTTCCCAACCGTGCCGTTCCTCCATAACCGCTCCGTGTTGGATCATTTGCTGAAATTTCGATATCGTTATGCTCAGAAAATCGAATTACGAACGTCTGAGATACCCTACCTTGTGGAACGGATCTACGGTGAAGTTCCGACCGGCGAGCGGTTCATCGTGCGGGAACACAATGCTGTAGTTCTTGGCGTACGCCTCGTGGCTTCTCTCGGTGGCCCAGTTGACGGCTTTCTTCTGTTTCGGAGAAAACCGTCGGACATCGTACGCAAACATGTGCAGGTCCGGTCTGTCGTGGATGATCCACTGAGCGAGCTGTTCGGCACATCCGGCGCCCAGCATCATACCGGCCGAGTTGAAGCCGCAGTTGTGGAACAACCCATTGATCAGGGGATCCGGCCCCATCAACGGCTTGTGATCAGGCGTGAAGGATTCCGGTCCGCAGATTGTACTCTTGATTccagcggtgccgaattcaggGCAAAGCTTCACCGCACCCTGGATGTGAGTGTCGAACACGGAGTAATCCAGGTCGTACAAACCGAAGTGGAAGTCGTTGGGGACTCGATCCAGCAGGACAGGGTTGTTCTCGTAACCTCCCATGCAGATGGACTTGCCTTGAATGCGGAAGTATATCGAATAGTCGTGATCGCGGATGTTGGGCAGCATTTGGTGGACGCCTTCCATCGTTTCCGAGATGACGTACGCATGCTTCATCGGGATCAGAGGTAGATGGACGCCCAGCGGTTCGATGAGGTCCCTTCCCCAAACGCCTGTGGCGTTCACAACCGTATTGGTACGGATGGTTCCTTGTTGGTAACGATGCCTCGGACATCTTTGACACCCAGCAGGTTCTCTCCCGTTACGATCTTGGTGGCCGTGCAGTCCTCCACTACGGTTCCTCCGTTTGCCAAGGCTGCCTTAGTAAGCGCTGTGCACATCATAGCTGGATCTACGACGCCATCTCCCGGTGAGTACAAAGCTCCCGTGAAGGCCGCTGGGTCGAGTAGTGGGAACCTTTTGGGCTTCATGCGGTGTCAGGATCTCACTTTCAATGCCGAAGCACTTGCCGAGCGTAGCCAACCGCTT is a genomic window of Aedes aegypti strain LVP_AGWG unplaced genomic scaffold, AaegL5.0 Primary Assembly AGWG_AaegL5_hic_scaff_1913_PBJ_arrow, whole genome shotgun sequence containing:
- the LOC5565677 gene encoding LOW QUALITY PROTEIN: sarcosine dehydrogenase, mitochondrial (The sequence of the model RefSeq protein was modified relative to this genomic sequence to represent the inferred CDS: inserted 3 bases in 2 codons), giving the protein MFRLGKQSFTKFKDQLSGQRSLVGRISSELSKRSLSSGSALPESADVVIIGGGSAGCNTLYQLTKRGIRAVLLEQAKLTAGTTWHTAGLVWRLRPNDVEIKLLAATRNLLMSLEEETGYNSGWINNGGLFISHSDERLDEYKRLATLGKCFGIESEILTPHEAQKXFPLLDPAAFTGALYSPGDGVVDPAMMCTALTKAALANGGTVVEDCTATKIVTGENLLGVKDVRGIVTNXGTIRTNTVVNATGVWGRDLIEPLGVHLPLIPMKHAYVISETMEGVHQMLPNIRDHDYSIYFRIQGKSICMGGYENNPVLLDRVPNDFHFGLYDLDYSVFDTHIQGAVKLCPEFGTAGIKSTICGPESFTPDHKPLMGPDPLINGLFHNCGFNSAGMMLGAGCAEQLAQWIIHDRPDLHMFAYDVRRFSPKQKKAVNWATERSHEAYAKNYSIVFPHDEPLAGRNFTVDPFHKQMIQHGAVMEERHGWERPGYFLPEDTVVVQSYDWYGYYDYPKNTNTNYEETLKKDYTFGFPEHHDLIGEEALTCRQEAAMFNLSYFSKLFLTGSQAKEAVEWIFAGDLNKPINKTVYTCALNKRGGVETDVTISVVESGQGELHDPIFKGRGYYIVAGGASAYHTKSHIWAAIQEKALRAVVTDHTEELGVLSVQGPKSREIIQKITDFDLSDEEKLPPNSTAILSIQINPFYKCNVRILRVSFVGELGYELHIPEESCNDVYNALMKAGYKEGLRNAGYRALYSLSSEKGYHLWGYDLRSDDTPVEANLGFTCRKRGDYQGRAAIDRQLENGVSKRLAFFTLNEQVPIWGLEAVYRNGEIVGHLRRGEYGYTLQKPIGQAYITRKDGDYVTNEYIKSGHYQIEIMGKLHEAQCHLRSPFDPKGERILGIYK